The following are encoded together in the Streptomyces rapamycinicus NRRL 5491 genome:
- the pdxH gene encoding pyridoxamine 5'-phosphate oxidase: MPVPHVDSEPSASSARTYDPAAMREHYRAAGFDEADLADDPFRQFTRWFEDAVGSGLFEPNAMVVSTADARGRPSSRTVLMKSFDERGFVFYTNYGSRKGRELGENPHVALLFPWHPIARQVIVTGIARRTGRDETAAYFRTRPHGSQLGAWASSQSTVVGSREELDRSYEELADRYPPGEQVPVPPEWGGFRVVPEAVEFWQGRENRLHDRLRYVRPPEEEGGWRVERLYP; the protein is encoded by the coding sequence ATGCCCGTGCCTCACGTTGACTCGGAGCCCTCGGCTTCTTCCGCGCGTACGTACGACCCGGCCGCCATGCGCGAGCACTACCGCGCGGCCGGCTTCGACGAGGCGGACCTGGCGGATGATCCGTTCCGGCAGTTCACCCGGTGGTTCGAGGACGCCGTCGGCAGCGGGCTCTTCGAACCGAACGCCATGGTCGTCTCGACGGCCGACGCGCGGGGCCGCCCCAGCTCCCGCACGGTCCTGATGAAGAGCTTCGACGAGCGCGGCTTCGTCTTCTACACCAACTACGGCTCCCGCAAGGGCCGTGAGCTGGGCGAGAACCCGCATGTCGCCCTGCTCTTCCCCTGGCACCCCATCGCCCGGCAGGTGATCGTGACGGGCATCGCGCGGCGCACCGGCCGTGACGAGACGGCGGCGTACTTCCGCACCCGGCCGCACGGCTCGCAACTGGGCGCGTGGGCGAGCTCGCAGTCCACGGTGGTGGGCTCGCGGGAGGAGCTGGACCGCTCGTACGAGGAACTGGCGGACCGCTATCCGCCGGGCGAGCAGGTGCCGGTGCCGCCGGAGTGGGGCGGGTTCCGGGTGGTGCCGGAGGCGGTGGAGTTCTGGCAGGGCCGGGAGAACCGGCTGCACGACCGGCTGCGGTACGTCCGGCCGCCCGAGGAGGAGGGCGGCTGGCGGGTGGAGCGACTGTACCCGTAG
- a CDS encoding PAS domain-containing protein: MSASQRSEPARPARSARSSRGVPGQPGAAPSASGHPDCPDGPERPDSELLAALLDGMDAALCAFDADGTVTHWNHEAERILGWTAAEAVGRKGLGGWAARPGDARDVEARLTEAMGATGRRVHEFALLTKDGGRVLVRTQASGVPGADGCPAGVYCAFSEVHAQVDLERSIALSEALLDDASWNVVLVDADLRVAAVNANAAGALRTTRKAAPGRPLGDFLDQGVEEAEAALQHVLAEGAPPAPTELWVTLRDADADAADGLEGAEGVRYELLDDDEAVRGEGGDRGEAGAAARRRCWRSGFLRLASPLTEEPAPLGVAWIFQDVTEVKGQEQESARMRFRGNQLHRAGRAAAECEDPMEAASVHLDFALAGFADHALIDLVLDPPPGAPADRIRLVRAAATPTGAPGPCPPVVPGGIPLAYPEGHPALQAVERCGSVRASARRSDESGAAQWAAARKWPEGAVHGLCAVLRSRGRTLGVVTFLRTSSRRAFDRTDATYAEDVAARVAASADLAVRRR, from the coding sequence GTGAGCGCTTCACAACGTTCCGAACCCGCACGTCCAGCGCGTTCCGCCCGGTCCTCGCGGGGGGTCCCGGGACAGCCGGGCGCGGCCCCGTCGGCGTCCGGCCACCCCGACTGTCCGGACGGCCCCGAGCGGCCCGACTCCGAACTGCTCGCCGCGCTGCTCGACGGGATGGACGCCGCCCTGTGCGCGTTCGACGCCGACGGCACGGTGACCCACTGGAACCACGAGGCCGAGCGCATCCTCGGGTGGACGGCGGCGGAGGCGGTCGGCCGCAAGGGGCTGGGCGGCTGGGCGGCCCGCCCGGGGGACGCCCGGGACGTCGAGGCGCGTCTTACGGAGGCCATGGGCGCCACGGGCCGCCGGGTGCACGAGTTCGCGCTGCTGACCAAGGACGGCGGCCGGGTCCTGGTCCGTACGCAGGCCTCGGGGGTGCCGGGCGCGGACGGCTGCCCGGCCGGGGTGTACTGCGCCTTCAGCGAGGTGCACGCCCAGGTCGACCTGGAGCGGTCGATCGCGCTGAGCGAGGCGCTGCTGGACGACGCGTCCTGGAACGTGGTCCTGGTCGACGCGGATCTGCGGGTGGCCGCCGTCAACGCCAACGCGGCGGGCGCGCTCCGCACCACCCGTAAGGCCGCGCCCGGACGGCCGCTGGGCGACTTCCTGGACCAGGGCGTGGAGGAGGCGGAGGCCGCGCTCCAGCACGTCCTGGCGGAGGGCGCGCCCCCGGCGCCCACCGAGCTGTGGGTGACGCTGCGGGACGCCGACGCCGACGCGGCGGACGGCCTCGAGGGCGCGGAGGGCGTGCGCTACGAACTGCTCGACGACGACGAGGCGGTGCGCGGCGAGGGCGGCGACCGGGGCGAGGCCGGGGCGGCGGCGCGGCGTCGCTGCTGGCGCAGCGGCTTCCTCCGGCTGGCCTCACCGCTCACCGAGGAACCGGCGCCGCTCGGAGTGGCCTGGATCTTCCAGGACGTGACGGAGGTGAAGGGCCAGGAGCAGGAGAGCGCCCGGATGCGCTTCCGGGGCAACCAGCTGCACCGGGCCGGGCGGGCGGCGGCCGAATGCGAGGACCCGATGGAGGCGGCCTCGGTCCACCTGGACTTCGCGCTGGCGGGCTTCGCCGACCACGCCCTGATCGACCTGGTCCTGGACCCGCCGCCGGGCGCCCCGGCCGACCGGATCCGGCTGGTCCGGGCGGCGGCCACGCCCACCGGCGCCCCCGGCCCCTGCCCGCCCGTCGTCCCGGGCGGCATCCCGCTGGCCTACCCGGAGGGCCATCCGGCACTCCAGGCGGTCGAGCGCTGCGGTTCGGTACGGGCGAGCGCGAGACGCTCGGACGAGTCGGGGGCGGCCCAGTGGGCGGCGGCCCGCAAATGGCCGGAGGGCGCGGTGCACGGCCTGTGCGCGGTGCTGCGCAGCCGCGGCCGCACCCTCGGCGTGGTCACCTTCCTGCGCACCTCCAGCCGCCGGGCCTTCGACCGGACGGACGCGACGTATGCGGAGGACGTCGCGGCCCGGGTCGCGGCCTCGGCGGACCTGGCCGTACGCAGGCGCTGA
- a CDS encoding SIS domain-containing protein codes for MSESKPAGQFFDAAIGLLRQVRDEEGEHIAAAGTLIADTVAAGGRLFTFGAGHSSLPAQDVVYRAGGLALMNLLPVPGAVGVDVVPATLGSALERVDGLATTVLDSSPLQAGDLLIVISLSGRNALPVEMAMSARERGVKVIGVTSVGYATGTTSRNPSGGFLKDHCDLVVDNKIAVGDAELTADGVGAPFAPASTVVTSAIMQSMVAAGIGELAERGIEPPMLRSGNVDGGHEWNRKVMTEYGDRIFYRR; via the coding sequence ATGAGCGAGTCCAAACCGGCCGGGCAATTCTTCGACGCGGCCATCGGCCTGCTGCGGCAGGTGCGGGACGAGGAGGGCGAGCATATCGCCGCGGCGGGCACCCTGATCGCCGATACGGTCGCCGCGGGCGGCCGCCTCTTCACGTTCGGCGCCGGACACTCCTCCCTGCCCGCGCAGGACGTCGTCTACCGCGCGGGCGGGCTCGCGCTGATGAACCTGCTGCCGGTGCCGGGCGCGGTGGGCGTGGACGTCGTCCCCGCCACCCTGGGCAGCGCCCTCGAACGCGTCGACGGGCTCGCCACCACCGTCCTCGACAGCAGCCCGCTCCAGGCCGGGGACCTGCTGATCGTGATCTCGCTGTCCGGGCGCAACGCCCTGCCCGTGGAGATGGCCATGAGCGCGCGGGAACGCGGCGTCAAGGTCATCGGGGTGACCTCGGTCGGCTACGCGACCGGCACGACCTCGCGCAACCCTTCCGGTGGCTTCCTCAAGGACCACTGCGACCTGGTCGTCGACAACAAGATCGCGGTCGGGGACGCGGAGCTCACGGCGGACGGCGTCGGCGCGCCCTTCGCGCCCGCGTCCACCGTCGTGACGAGCGCGATCATGCAGTCCATGGTGGCGGCCGGGATCGGGGAACTGGCCGAACGCGGGATCGAGCCGCCCATGCTCAGGTCGGGGAACGTGGACGGCGGGCACGAGTGGAACCGTAAGGTGATGACCGAATACGGGGACCGGATCTTCTACCGGCGGTGA
- a CDS encoding metal-dependent transcriptional regulator, which translates to MSGLIDTTEMYLRTILELEEEGVVPMRARIAERLEQSGPTVSQTVARMERDGLVTVAGDRHLELTEEGRRLATRVMRKHRLAECLLVDVIGLEWEQVHAEACRWEHVMSEAVERRVLELLRHPTESPYGNPIPGLEELGEKAEADPFLDESMVSLRELEPGSEGKTVVVRRIGEPIQADAQVMYTLRRAGVQPGSVVSVTESPGGVLVGSSGEAAELEAEIASHVFVAKR; encoded by the coding sequence ATGTCCGGACTGATCGACACCACGGAGATGTATCTCCGCACCATCCTCGAGCTCGAGGAGGAGGGCGTGGTCCCCATGCGCGCCCGGATCGCGGAGCGGCTCGAGCAGAGCGGTCCGACGGTCAGCCAGACAGTGGCGCGGATGGAGCGCGATGGGCTGGTCACGGTCGCGGGCGACCGCCACCTGGAGCTGACCGAGGAGGGCCGCCGGCTGGCCACGCGCGTGATGCGCAAGCACCGGCTCGCGGAGTGCCTGCTCGTGGATGTGATCGGGCTGGAGTGGGAGCAGGTCCACGCCGAGGCGTGCCGCTGGGAGCATGTGATGAGCGAGGCGGTGGAGCGGCGGGTGCTGGAGCTGCTCCGCCATCCGACCGAGTCGCCGTACGGAAACCCGATTCCGGGCCTGGAGGAGCTGGGCGAGAAGGCCGAGGCCGATCCGTTCCTGGATGAGTCCATGGTGAGCCTGCGTGAGCTGGAGCCGGGTTCGGAGGGCAAGACGGTGGTGGTGCGCCGCATCGGCGAGCCCATCCAGGCCGACGCCCAGGTGATGTACACGCTGCGGCGGGCCGGGGTGCAGCCGGGCTCCGTGGTGAGCGTCACCGAGTCGCCGGGCGGGGTGCTGGTCGGCAGCAGTGGTGAGGCGGCGGAGCTGGAGGCGGAGATCGCCTCGCATGTCTTCGTGGCCAAGCGCTGA
- a CDS encoding alpha/beta fold hydrolase: protein MVRRIEVSGAGGVRLAAWEFTDPPKAGAGREGARGPGVLLLHGLLGRAAHWAETARWLSTRYRAVALDQRGHGRSQKPAEGPFGRSTYVDDAEAAVEQLGLAPVTLIGHAMGALTAWQLAARRPDLVRALVICDMRASALGAASQREWAEWFRSWPVPFATLADVRKWFGEDDPTLERPNPPRGDFFAEVMAERSDGWRPAFSCRQMLKVRDSWVYDAHWEELALVECPTLVVRGLDGELGRAEAQEMVRVLPRGQYAEVVDAGHLVHYDQPDGWRRAVEPFLASVLPV, encoded by the coding sequence ATGGTGCGACGTATCGAAGTGAGCGGGGCCGGCGGCGTGCGGCTCGCCGCCTGGGAGTTCACCGATCCGCCCAAGGCAGGCGCTGGCCGCGAGGGAGCGCGGGGTCCCGGAGTGCTGTTGCTCCATGGGCTGCTGGGCCGGGCCGCCCACTGGGCGGAGACGGCCCGCTGGCTCTCCACCCGCTATCGGGCGGTCGCCCTCGACCAGCGCGGCCACGGCCGCAGCCAGAAGCCGGCCGAGGGACCGTTCGGCCGCTCCACCTATGTGGACGACGCCGAGGCGGCCGTGGAGCAGCTCGGCCTCGCCCCCGTGACCCTGATCGGCCATGCCATGGGCGCCCTCACCGCCTGGCAGCTCGCCGCCCGCCGCCCCGATCTCGTCCGGGCGCTGGTCATCTGCGATATGCGGGCCTCGGCCCTCGGCGCCGCCTCGCAGCGCGAGTGGGCCGAGTGGTTCCGCTCCTGGCCGGTGCCGTTCGCCACGCTCGCCGATGTGCGCAAGTGGTTCGGTGAGGACGATCCGACGCTGGAGCGGCCGAATCCGCCCCGGGGTGACTTCTTCGCGGAGGTCATGGCCGAGCGTTCGGACGGCTGGCGCCCGGCGTTCTCCTGCCGCCAGATGCTGAAGGTCCGTGACTCCTGGGTCTATGACGCCCATTGGGAGGAGCTGGCTCTGGTCGAGTGCCCCACCCTGGTCGTGCGCGGGCTGGACGGTGAGCTGGGCCGCGCGGAGGCGCAGGAGATGGTCCGCGTGCTGCCTCGGGGGCAGTATGCGGAGGTGGTGGACGCGGGCCATCTCGTCCACTACGACCAGCCGGACGGCTGGCGCCGCGCCGTGGAGCCCTTCCTGGCCTCGGTCCTGCCCGTTTAG
- a CDS encoding lactate 2-monooxygenase codes for MIGGDSTEPEPGKDWAAFQYEIYLNGMTGTVPRLPADLTRLEELAEARLGPGPVGYVAGSAGSGSTERANRAALDRHRIVPRMLRDVRRRNLSVELFGTRLPAPLALAPIGVLSIMHPEAECAAARAAAAQGVPFILSSASSTPMERVAEAMGDGERWFQLYWGKDREVTRSFLSRAKSCGFTALVVTLDTPLLAWRPRDLDQAYLPFLHGVGTANYFTDPAFQAGLAKPVHEDRDAAVLHFVQLFGDPGKTWDDLVFLREHWDGPIVLKGVLHPDDARRAADAGMDGVVVSNHGGRQVGGSIGAADALPGVVESVGDRLAVLFDSGVRTGDDVFKALALGARAVLLGRPYAYGLGLDGQPGVEHVIRALLAEFELTLVLSGHTDAAGLSPEALG; via the coding sequence ATGATCGGTGGCGACAGCACGGAACCGGAACCCGGCAAGGACTGGGCGGCATTTCAGTACGAGATCTATCTGAACGGGATGACCGGCACCGTTCCCCGGCTTCCCGCCGATCTCACCCGGCTCGAGGAACTGGCCGAGGCGCGGCTGGGGCCGGGGCCGGTGGGCTATGTGGCGGGCAGTGCGGGCAGCGGCAGCACCGAGCGGGCCAACCGGGCCGCGCTGGACCGGCATCGGATCGTGCCGCGGATGCTCCGTGACGTACGGCGGCGGAATCTGTCGGTCGAGCTGTTCGGCACCCGGCTGCCCGCGCCGCTCGCGCTCGCGCCGATCGGGGTGCTGTCGATCATGCACCCGGAGGCCGAGTGCGCGGCGGCGCGGGCCGCCGCGGCGCAGGGCGTGCCGTTCATTCTCTCCTCCGCGTCCAGTACGCCCATGGAGCGGGTGGCGGAGGCGATGGGAGACGGTGAGCGGTGGTTCCAGCTCTACTGGGGCAAGGACCGCGAGGTCACCAGGAGCTTTCTGAGCCGGGCCAAGTCCTGTGGTTTCACGGCCCTGGTGGTCACCCTCGACACCCCGCTGCTGGCCTGGCGGCCGCGCGATCTCGACCAGGCGTATCTGCCGTTCCTGCACGGTGTGGGCACGGCCAACTACTTCACCGATCCGGCGTTCCAGGCCGGGCTCGCCAAGCCGGTCCACGAGGACCGGGACGCCGCGGTGCTGCACTTTGTGCAGCTGTTCGGCGACCCCGGGAAGACCTGGGACGACCTGGTGTTCCTGCGCGAGCACTGGGACGGCCCGATCGTGCTGAAGGGCGTGCTGCACCCCGATGACGCCCGGCGCGCGGCGGACGCGGGGATGGACGGTGTCGTCGTGTCCAACCACGGCGGCCGGCAGGTGGGCGGCTCGATCGGGGCGGCCGACGCGCTGCCGGGGGTGGTGGAGTCGGTCGGCGACCGGCTGGCGGTGCTCTTCGACAGTGGAGTGCGCACCGGTGACGATGTGTTCAAGGCGCTCGCCCTCGGCGCCCGCGCGGTGCTGCTGGGGCGGCCGTACGCCTATGGGCTCGGGCTGGACGGGCAGCCGGGGGTGGAGCATGTGATCCGCGCGCTGCTGGCCGAGTTCGAGCTGACGCTGGTGCTGTCGGGCCATACCGATGCCGCGGGGCTCAGCCCGGAGGCGCTCGGCTGA
- a CDS encoding SH3 domain-containing protein: MKIKRKASVVVLSAALMLGGSVALAPSASAVGSSACQFNSPDVNFKVSTSGARFRTGPGKRYRAIGTLYRGDSFRYFCRTRGFENSWSYGKILKRTTTGIHAGTRGWVYSKYLD; the protein is encoded by the coding sequence GTGAAGATCAAACGTAAAGCCTCGGTGGTCGTGCTCTCGGCGGCGCTGATGCTGGGCGGTTCCGTCGCCCTGGCGCCATCGGCGTCGGCGGTGGGGTCATCGGCGTGTCAGTTCAATTCCCCGGATGTCAATTTCAAGGTCTCGACCAGTGGCGCGAGATTCCGCACCGGACCGGGAAAGCGGTACCGCGCTATAGGGACGCTTTACCGAGGGGATTCCTTCCGGTACTTCTGCCGCACCCGGGGCTTTGAGAACAGCTGGTCCTACGGGAAGATCCTCAAGCGGACCACGACCGGAATTCATGCCGGGACCAGAGGCTGGGTGTACAGCAAGTACCTCGACTAG
- a CDS encoding ABC transporter ATP-binding protein produces the protein MPQEQAADSTQPQSSRAAAVRVSGLWKRYGEQVAVAGIDLELPAGQFIGLVGPNGAGKTTTLSMITGLLRPDKGTVEIGGHDVWRDPVEVKARIGVLPEGLRMFERLSGRELLTYTGRLRGLPGAEIDRRATQLLDVLDLAGSQSKLVIDYSTGMRKKIGLAAALLHNPEVLFLDEPFEGVDPVSAQTIRGVLERYTRSGATVVFSSHVMELVESLCDWVAVIASGRIRAHGPLAEVRGDAPSLQDAFLELVGANRREAGQSLDWLGGGAR, from the coding sequence GTGCCGCAGGAGCAAGCAGCAGACAGCACACAGCCACAGTCGTCCCGGGCCGCAGCCGTGCGGGTGAGCGGCCTGTGGAAGCGTTACGGGGAGCAGGTCGCGGTCGCCGGGATCGATCTGGAGCTGCCCGCCGGGCAGTTCATCGGACTCGTCGGACCCAACGGCGCCGGTAAGACCACCACGCTTTCGATGATCACCGGCCTGCTGCGCCCCGACAAGGGGACCGTGGAGATCGGCGGCCATGACGTCTGGCGGGACCCGGTCGAGGTCAAGGCGCGGATCGGGGTGCTGCCCGAGGGGCTGCGGATGTTCGAGCGGCTCTCCGGCCGGGAGCTGCTCACCTACACCGGCCGGCTGCGCGGGCTGCCCGGCGCGGAGATCGACCGGCGCGCCACCCAGCTGCTGGACGTCCTCGATCTCGCGGGCTCCCAGAGCAAGCTGGTCATCGACTACTCCACCGGTATGCGGAAGAAGATCGGACTGGCCGCCGCGCTGCTCCACAACCCCGAAGTCCTCTTCCTCGACGAGCCCTTCGAGGGCGTCGACCCGGTATCCGCCCAGACCATCCGCGGCGTCCTGGAGCGCTACACCCGCTCCGGCGCGACCGTCGTCTTCTCCAGCCATGTCATGGAGCTGGTGGAGTCGCTGTGCGACTGGGTGGCGGTGATCGCGAGCGGGCGGATCCGGGCCCATGGCCCGCTGGCCGAGGTGCGGGGCGACGCGCCCTCCCTGCAGGACGCCTTCCTGGAACTGGTCGGCGCCAACCGGCGCGAGGCGGGCCAGAGCCTCGACTGGCTGGGCGGCGGCGCCCGATGA
- a CDS encoding bifunctional DNA primase/polymerase, with amino-acid sequence MDVTGPTRFPAGTPQIPQQRGEQLRDTAVRYAEERRWDVLSGAWLEALDGVERCSCGAADCPAPGAHPTGRDWVNQATGSAVVIRRMWARTPRASILLPTGRTFDALDVPESAGCLALARMERRQVELGPVTCTPGRRMLFFVLPGAAAKVPDLVRNLGWPPNSIDLTARGEGDYVVAPPTRVGVRGPIQWARRPTAANRWLPDAEELVSALAYACGRERR; translated from the coding sequence ATGGACGTGACAGGACCAACGCGGTTCCCCGCGGGAACCCCGCAGATCCCTCAGCAGCGCGGGGAGCAGCTGCGCGACACGGCGGTGCGATACGCCGAGGAGCGGCGCTGGGACGTGCTCTCCGGCGCCTGGCTCGAGGCCCTGGACGGAGTGGAGCGCTGCTCCTGCGGAGCCGCCGACTGCCCGGCCCCCGGCGCCCATCCGACCGGCCGGGACTGGGTGAACCAGGCCACCGGCAGCGCGGTCGTGATCCGCCGCATGTGGGCCAGGACGCCGCGCGCCTCCATCCTGCTGCCCACCGGCCGCACCTTCGACGCGCTCGACGTCCCGGAGTCCGCGGGCTGTCTGGCGCTCGCCCGCATGGAGCGCCGCCAGGTCGAGCTGGGCCCGGTCACCTGCACCCCCGGGCGCCGGATGCTCTTCTTCGTCCTCCCCGGCGCCGCCGCCAAGGTCCCCGACCTGGTGCGGAACCTGGGCTGGCCGCCGAATTCGATCGACCTGACCGCCCGCGGCGAGGGCGACTACGTGGTCGCGCCGCCGACCCGGGTGGGCGTGCGCGGCCCGATCCAGTGGGCCCGGCGGCCCACCGCCGCCAACCGCTGGCTGCCCGACGCGGAAGAGCTGGTGAGCGCCCTGGCCTACGCCTGCGGCCGCGAGCGCCGCTGA
- a CDS encoding transcriptional regulator, which produces MAARPLVARQPNERLQALIQEAGCSNAGLARRVNMCGAEHGLDLRYDKTSVARWLRGQQPRGRAPGIIAEALGRKLGRTVTIDEIGMANGKNLASGVGLQFSPTVLGAIEQVCELWRSDVGRRDFLSGSTVAASALVEPSRDWLITGADVQVARSAGARVGRSDVAAVRATTDALVDLDHRYGSGHVRPVVVHYLNSVVSGLLAGSYTEAVGRELFAAVARLTELAGYMAVDTGQSGLAQRYYIQALRLAQAAGDRGYGGYVLAASMSHLAAQLGNPREIAQLAKAAQEGARGQVPPRAESMFLAAEARGHALMGDARACQSSAGRALDAMERAVGSGSGSVTGDEPNWIRHFDHAYLADELAHCHRDLGQAEQARRRAEEALEGHPEGRVRRRAIGLLLLATAHVQQREVEQACHVGTQAVDLLGTLRSNRGAEYLDDFQQRLEPYRDEPVVREFGARLQVQVA; this is translated from the coding sequence ATGGCCGCTAGGCCGCTTGTGGCGCGGCAGCCGAACGAACGGCTGCAGGCGCTCATCCAGGAAGCCGGCTGCTCCAACGCCGGATTGGCGCGCAGGGTCAATATGTGCGGCGCCGAGCACGGTCTCGATCTGCGGTACGACAAGACGTCGGTGGCCCGTTGGCTGCGTGGCCAGCAGCCACGGGGCCGGGCGCCGGGCATCATCGCCGAGGCGCTCGGCCGCAAGCTCGGCCGTACGGTCACGATCGACGAGATCGGCATGGCCAACGGCAAGAACCTCGCCTCCGGGGTCGGTCTGCAGTTCTCGCCCACCGTCCTCGGCGCGATAGAGCAGGTCTGCGAGTTGTGGCGCAGCGATGTGGGGCGCCGCGACTTCCTCAGCGGCTCGACGGTCGCCGCCTCGGCGCTGGTCGAGCCCAGCCGCGACTGGCTGATCACCGGTGCGGACGTCCAGGTGGCGCGCAGCGCGGGCGCCCGGGTGGGGCGGTCCGACGTCGCGGCGGTGCGGGCCACGACGGACGCGCTCGTCGACCTGGACCACCGCTACGGCAGCGGCCACGTGCGTCCCGTCGTCGTCCACTATCTGAACAGCGTGGTCTCCGGGCTGCTGGCCGGCTCGTACACCGAGGCGGTAGGGCGTGAACTGTTCGCGGCCGTCGCGCGGTTGACGGAGCTGGCCGGATATATGGCGGTCGACACCGGTCAGTCCGGTCTCGCCCAGCGCTACTACATCCAGGCGCTGCGGCTCGCCCAGGCCGCCGGGGACCGGGGCTACGGCGGCTATGTGCTCGCCGCCAGCATGAGCCATCTCGCCGCCCAGCTGGGCAATCCCCGGGAGATCGCCCAGCTGGCGAAGGCCGCGCAGGAGGGCGCGCGGGGCCAGGTGCCGCCGCGTGCCGAATCGATGTTCCTGGCGGCCGAGGCGCGCGGCCACGCCCTGATGGGGGACGCGCGGGCCTGTCAGTCCTCGGCCGGGCGGGCGCTGGACGCCATGGAGCGGGCGGTGGGCAGCGGTTCGGGCTCCGTCACGGGCGACGAACCCAACTGGATCCGCCACTTCGACCACGCCTATCTCGCCGATGAGCTGGCCCACTGTCACCGCGACCTGGGCCAGGCCGAGCAGGCCCGGCGGCGCGCCGAGGAGGCCCTGGAGGGCCATCCGGAGGGGCGGGTGCGGCGGCGGGCGATCGGGCTGCTGCTGCTGGCCACCGCGCATGTGCAGCAGCGCGAGGTGGAGCAGGCGTGCCATGTGGGCACCCAGGCGGTGGATCTGCTGGGCACGCTGCGGTCCAACCGGGGCGCGGAGTATCTGGACGACTTCCAGCAGCGGTTGGAGCCGTACCGGGACGAGCCGGTGGTGCGGGAGTTCGGGGCGCGGCTCCAGGTGCAGGTGGCCTGA
- a CDS encoding ABC transporter substrate-binding protein, producing MTGRRRPSSRPFRAAVAALCTAVGASLLSGCGAVLSNKSDSDPITVMTWAPEGTKATNMPGMPAMAKAFARWVNDSGGIHGRKLEVVTCNERNDAVQAAGCAQRAKEDKAVAVVGSYSQYGRSFISPLEVAGIPYIGGYGLTQEEFDSPYSYPVNGGQAALLVGNGRQLASRCERTALVRPDTIAGDDLPQLLNTGLRAGNRADAHDVRAPDGAGDYSKQATTALEGVGADSSLGGADQGAALENSCVTAALGNRTGTFFDSFRRVQENHPKVRIASILGGVRQSLIDSTGGTSSPLEGTYATGWYPAGDDPRWNPMKKVINKYAFDDNRIDPDDPGTQTTWIGYTVLRSVLMSLHADDISARTVRNALDNGHAVNTGGLTPTLRWGYDDTLHVPNYSRIVNADVTYQMVRDGRLVAVRKGFVNVSKILERYRPAD from the coding sequence ATGACCGGACGGCGACGCCCCTCCTCCCGCCCCTTCCGAGCCGCCGTCGCGGCACTGTGTACGGCGGTCGGCGCGTCGCTGCTGTCCGGCTGCGGCGCGGTGCTGTCGAACAAGAGCGACAGCGACCCCATCACCGTCATGACCTGGGCCCCCGAGGGCACCAAAGCGACCAATATGCCTGGAATGCCCGCTATGGCGAAGGCATTTGCCCGCTGGGTCAACGACTCCGGCGGCATCCACGGCCGCAAACTCGAGGTCGTCACCTGCAACGAGCGCAACGACGCCGTCCAGGCCGCCGGCTGCGCCCAGCGGGCCAAGGAGGACAAGGCCGTCGCGGTCGTCGGCTCGTACAGCCAGTACGGCCGGTCCTTCATCTCCCCGCTGGAGGTCGCCGGCATCCCCTACATAGGCGGCTACGGGCTGACGCAGGAGGAGTTCGACAGCCCGTACTCCTATCCGGTCAACGGCGGCCAGGCCGCCCTGCTGGTGGGCAACGGCCGCCAGCTGGCCTCCCGCTGCGAACGCACCGCGCTGGTGCGCCCCGACACCATCGCGGGCGACGACCTCCCCCAGCTCCTCAACACCGGCCTCAGGGCGGGCAATCGCGCCGACGCCCATGACGTACGCGCCCCCGACGGCGCGGGCGACTACAGCAAGCAGGCCACCACGGCCCTGGAGGGCGTCGGCGCCGACAGCTCCCTCGGCGGCGCCGACCAGGGCGCGGCCCTGGAGAACTCGTGCGTCACCGCGGCGCTCGGCAACCGCACCGGCACATTCTTCGACTCCTTCCGCCGGGTGCAGGAGAACCATCCGAAGGTGCGGATAGCCTCCATCCTCGGCGGCGTCCGGCAGTCCCTGATCGACTCCACCGGCGGCACCTCCAGCCCCCTGGAGGGCACCTACGCCACCGGCTGGTACCCGGCCGGGGACGATCCGCGCTGGAACCCCATGAAGAAGGTCATCAACAAGTACGCCTTCGACGACAACCGCATCGACCCGGACGACCCCGGTACGCAGACCACCTGGATCGGCTACACGGTGCTGCGCTCGGTGCTGATGTCCCTGCACGCCGACGACATCAGCGCCCGCACCGTGCGCAACGCGCTGGACAACGGCCACGCGGTCAACACCGGCGGGCTGACGCCCACGCTGCGCTGGGGCTACGACGACACGCTGCACGTGCCCAACTACTCGCGGATCGTCAACGCGGACGTCACCTACCAGATGGTGCGCGACGGCCGGCTGGTGGCGGTGCGCAAGGGCTTCGTCAACGTGTCCAAGATCCTGGAGCGCTACCGCCCGGCGGACTGA